In Streptomyces sp. NBC_01426, one genomic interval encodes:
- a CDS encoding DUF350 domain-containing protein produces MSDIINGLGRTSAFGALGLVLLILGIVLVDVLTPGKLPKQIWEERNRNAALLLSSALLGIGGIVFTSIWTTYDDFGKGLLSTAAFGLLGLILMAVAFLVLDLVTPGKLGAIVVDPEPHPAVWVTASCNLAVAAIVAASIA; encoded by the coding sequence ATGAGCGACATCATCAATGGACTTGGTCGCACCAGTGCGTTCGGCGCCCTCGGCCTGGTCCTGCTGATCCTCGGCATCGTCCTGGTGGACGTGCTGACGCCCGGGAAGCTCCCCAAGCAGATCTGGGAGGAGCGCAACCGCAACGCCGCGCTCCTGCTCAGCTCCGCGCTCCTCGGCATCGGCGGGATCGTCTTCACCTCGATCTGGACGACGTACGACGACTTCGGCAAGGGCCTGCTGTCCACCGCCGCGTTCGGCCTCCTCGGGCTGATCCTGATGGCCGTGGCCTTCCTGGTGCTGGACCTGGTGACCCCGGGCAAGCTCGGCGCCATCGTCGTCGACCCGGAGCCGCACCCGGCCGTCTGGGTCACGGCCTCCTGCAACCTCGCCGTGGCCGCGATCGTGGCCGCCTCGATCGCCTGA